One Triticum dicoccoides isolate Atlit2015 ecotype Zavitan chromosome 4B, WEW_v2.0, whole genome shotgun sequence genomic window carries:
- the LOC119295277 gene encoding very-long-chain aldehyde decarbonylase GL1-10-like has protein sequence MLPYATAGEAEAALGRALTWAEAAWLRYSASVPDRYLHWPNIAITLVVYTLAPLPLALFDLAAPAAAAPYKLQPKVQHPPSTFFRCYMDAVRVSLLIIGPYQLISYPAAKIMDIRTGLPLPSMGEIAAQLTVYFLVEDYLNYWLHRLLHTKWGYEKIHHVHHEFTAPMAYAAWYGHWAEMLILAVPSLAGPALVPCHVTTLWIWFAARLVESLNIHSGFKLPFNAEKYIPFYGGAEHHDYHHYIGGQSKSNFAPVFTYCDYIYGTDKGYRYHKATLAKLKELAGSDVQKGVDNGFNGGKQD, from the exons ATGCTGCCGTACGCGACGGccggcgaggcggaggcggcgcTCGGCCGCGCCCTGACGTGGGCGGAGGCCGCGTGGCTCCGCTACTCGGCGTCGGTGCCGGACCGCTACCTCCACTGGCCCAACATCGCCATCACATTGGTCGTCTACACGCTGGCGCCGCTGCCCCTCGCCCTCTTCGACCTcgccgcgccggccgccgccgcaccGTACAAGCTGCAGCCCAAGGTGCAGCACCCGCCGTCCACCTTCTTCCGCTGCTACATGGACGCCGTTCGTGTCTCCCTCCTCATCATCGGACCATATCAGCTCATCTCGTATCCTGCCGCCAAG ATAATGGACATACGGACGGGACTTCCATTGCCGTCAATGGGGGAGATAGCGGCGCAACTGACGGTATACTTCTTGGTGGAAGACTATCTGAACTATTGGCTCCATCGGCTCTTGCACACTAAATGGGGCTATGAAAAGATCCACCATGTTCACCATGAGTTCACGGCTCCCATGGCATATGCTGCATGGTACGGACACTGGGCTGAGATGCTCATCCTTGCGGTGCCCTCCTTGGCTGGCCCTGCTCTTGTCCCATGCCATGTTACCACGTTGTGGATCTGGTTTGCTGCACGCTTGGTTGAGAGCCTCAACATACATAGCGG ATTTAAGTTGCCATTCAACGCTGAGAAGTATATACCGTTCTATGGAGGGGCAGAGCACCATGACTACCATCACTATATAGGAGGACAGAGCAAGAGCAACTTCGCTCCTGTTTTCACCTACTGTGATTATATTTATGGAACGGACAAG GGCTACAGATATCACAAGGCAACTCTGGCAAAG CTGAAGGAGTTGGCAGGCAGCGACGTTCAGAAAGGAGTCGACAATGGATTCAACGGTGGAAAGCAGGACTAG